The Burkholderia mayonis genome window below encodes:
- a CDS encoding DUF932 domain-containing protein, with protein sequence MHLVQTIAYVGAEPWHGLGHRLAPKQPLEVWRRAAGMDWRIEEAEVRFVAAGGRNLGSIHAFPEQKVLYRSDTKAPLSVVSARYQVVQPEEILEFYRDLTEIGGFQLETAGVLKEGRKLWALAKTGHSGTLKGKDEVNGYLLLATACDGTLATTAQFTSIRVVCANTLAIALGEGNGTIKVSHRSQFDAQAVKRQLGIATSSWSAFMARTKALSERKVTDSAAEAFLRRVLTYSTASLPDREIVAVNERAIKAVGQLYAGRGKGADLPSASGTAWGLLNAVTEYVDHHRRARSDDHRTDAAWFGAGAMLKQRAWDEAMKLLVA encoded by the coding sequence ATGCATCTCGTTCAAACAATAGCCTACGTCGGCGCCGAACCCTGGCACGGTCTCGGCCATCGGCTCGCCCCGAAACAGCCGCTCGAAGTCTGGAGGCGCGCCGCCGGCATGGACTGGCGCATCGAGGAAGCCGAAGTACGCTTCGTCGCCGCTGGCGGCCGCAATCTCGGTTCGATTCACGCGTTTCCCGAACAGAAGGTCCTCTATCGCTCGGACACCAAGGCGCCGCTGTCCGTCGTCTCCGCGCGCTATCAGGTCGTGCAACCTGAAGAGATTTTGGAGTTTTATCGAGACCTGACGGAGATCGGGGGTTTCCAGCTCGAGACGGCCGGCGTGTTAAAGGAAGGCCGCAAGCTCTGGGCGCTCGCCAAGACCGGTCATTCCGGCACGCTCAAGGGCAAAGACGAGGTGAACGGCTATCTGCTGCTCGCCACGGCGTGCGACGGCACGCTCGCGACGACGGCGCAGTTCACGTCGATCCGAGTGGTCTGTGCAAATACGCTTGCAATCGCATTGGGAGAAGGCAACGGCACAATAAAAGTATCACACCGTTCGCAGTTCGATGCGCAAGCAGTCAAACGCCAATTAGGGATCGCTACTTCGTCTTGGTCGGCTTTCATGGCTCGCACCAAAGCGTTATCCGAACGCAAGGTGACGGACTCGGCGGCCGAAGCGTTCCTGCGCCGCGTGCTGACCTACTCGACCGCCAGTCTCCCGGATCGCGAAATAGTCGCGGTCAACGAACGCGCGATCAAGGCAGTCGGCCAGCTTTATGCAGGGCGTGGCAAAGGTGCCGATCTGCCGTCCGCATCGGGAACCGCGTGGGGTTTGCTCAACGCAGTGACTGAATACGTGGATCATCATCGGCGCGCGCGCAGCGATGACCACCGTACAGACGCAGCCTGGTTCGGCGCCGGAGCAATGCTCAAGCAACGCGCCTGGGACGAGGCGATGAAGCTGCTTGTGGCATGA
- the bcpA gene encoding contact-dependent inhibition toxin BcpA — MNKNHYRLVFSRVRGMLVAVEETASAAGKANTGETRYTVNRGGVHVVTQFALRRAAFGALIAAGAMPMWVHAQIVGAGPNAPSVIQTPNGLPQVNINKPGGAGVSLNTYNQFDVQKNGAILNNSPTIVNTQQAGYINGNPNLSAGQAARIIVNQVNSTAASQIKGYVEIAGSRAEIVLANPAGIVVDGGGFINTSRAVLTTGVPQFGADGSLTGFNVSRGLVTVQGAGLDTSNVDQTDIIARAVQANAAIYAKDLNVIAGTNQVNHDTLTATPIAGDGPAPAVAIDVAQLGGMYANRVFLVGNSAGVGVANAGTIAAQAGDLTLQSDGRLVLTGKTTASGNLALSASGGIQNSGTTYAQQSLSASTAADLTNSGTFAAQQNTTVNAGSVNSTGTLGAGVNNDGSVTHSGDLNLTVSGQLTAAGQNVAGGNASLAGGSVNLAGSQTAANGNLSLNATAGDVNLSNATTSAQGTIQANASGTVINDHGSLSSGGGTTLTGGNLSNQSGKVSSQGPLSVNVAGQIANQSGELVSESTADLSGGAIANNQGTLQSAAGMTVAGASLDNTAGRITSLNGDGLSVTTSGQLTNVAGTTANGAQGGVIGGNGDVSIQGANVVNRGAITSNTNLRVSGQAVDNGGGTLQAAQKVAVDAGARLINNGGSIVGRTAALTGTTLDNSAGTVQADQMSLNATDLVNHGGTITQTGAGAISVNVSDMLDNSSGGTLQTNSTDLTLAPVALVNDGGTITHAGNGTLTLGSGSGSVSNVGGAIASNGRVVAQTGALNNTSGSINAQNGLTATVAGTLNNADGKLLSNTDLSVTSGTLANDGGQIGASTNATIHTGSMTNQGGSIVAPNLSVTADSTLDNSGGKLEANQLALTAANLVNHGGTITQYGSSAMGMNVSGTLDNSAVGVIQTNATDLTLDPTELNNAGGTITHAGTGTLTIAPGHGTSALNNASGTIVTKGQAIVNAAAWTNASGILAAQRGINATIAGDVNNAQGLLRSDASLSLKNGGALSNRGGHIQAGQSVAGDTSTLAIQSASIDNADGAIIDLGAGKMTVQGGSQIANSHAGGVAGMGAITGNGEVTVSAASISNTQSGQLSGASLHVQGNTLDNSGGRIGNIVGNVTNSNGDVDVTTTGAITNTNGQISSTHDLSVTAATLQGGGTYSATHDANVNLQGDYTTASDTQFNVGHDLAFTLPGTFTNNANLQSVNNLSVNAGTIFNVGALTAGGLLHTQSTNLINTGALVGASASLNATNTISNLGPTALIGASDSNGTLEILAHDIENRDDATATDSMATTAIFGMGKVVLAGSKDASGNYMNAALVNNVSALIQSEGDMELHADKITSTRRVMKTSTSSIDPSLLGQFGIPISGRTGQVGVKDPDSIGGVYTDPPHGGQWNSTYQFTTYYADSATATTVTDISPAAQIVSGGKIDASSVGTLQNYWSNIAAVGDVKMPGHYDADGWAASGQKLPGVTVSYSGQYHYNNYDNSEHDWQLPFGNAPFVGSRPGGYTQAAPASIKEYTLPGYFSTLSSNGTISGTGVSVSNTAANASIPSLGLLPGQSVPGLTPTNLSGNASGAKSGASSVHGGPPAPVNPIIASATALNVLNNLTIPQGGLYRPTTAPNANYVIETNPAFTNQKNFISSDYFFGQLGVDLTHIPKRLGDGFYEQQLVRNQVTALTGKAVLGPYADLQTMYQSLMTAGADLSKSLDLPMGASLSADQVSKLTGNVIMMETRVVDGQSVLVPVVYLAQANQQNVNGPLISATNIDFQNAQSFTNSGTIKADNTLAIQGKQIDNAFGALQSGGLMSLKTENNIDLTSASVKAGSLQLDAGKDLILDTATKTNTRVSRDGATSVVTTLGPTAKLDVAGNASIVTGGNFQQNAGNLSVGGNLGMNVGGNWDLGAVQTGEHKIVQRANGVSNTDINKVTGSSVTVGGQSSIGVGGDLTAKGAQIDLGQGGTIAAKGNVTLGAASATSTVNSNSSGSDSHGSYAETLHTSDQALTGTTLKGGDTVTLASGKDLTISGSTVSLDKGNANLMASGDVNIGAATETHVLNSHETHSHSNVVSGVQVASGIDQTATYSQGSTVSADGVNIVSNRDINVAGSNVVGTNDVTLQATRNVNITTSQDTTQSSSYFDKKESGLLTNGGLSVTVGSRSAAQQDQSSSVTNKGSVIGSSQGNVTIQAGKDATITGSTIVAGQDVGIAAQNVTVNAAYDTYKDAQSQQFSQSGLSVGLGGGLVGLGQSMAGAVRQGQQSGDSRLAAVQAVAAAEQAYQNRGGIKDAANALSNGNVSEAAKGVQVQLSIGSSHSSSNATTSISSAKGSSIIGNGNVSITATGTPDANGNAQAGTGNIAMTGASVLGKNVALDANNAITLQSAQSTEQNTSSNSSSGWNAGVAIGVGKNTGISVFANGSNAHGQGNGDSVTQTNTTVAAGNTLTMKSGGDTTLSGAKVSGDKVKVDVGGDLTMTSLQDTSNYSSNQHNTGVSGSFTFGYGGGVDASIGHTSIDANYASVNQQTGIVAGKEGFDVNVAGHTQLNGAQIASAAPADSNTLTTGSLGFTDIQNKMSYSGSSEGFSTSGGPSFAQTGDSASGVTRAAVSPAKIVVKSDEQNGTDSTAGLSRDTANANQTVENTFNLQKVQNNMAFAQAFGKVATFAVAEAATQLENSSPQMKALFGEGGAGRDALHAAVAAIGAALSGGNIGGAVAGSLAGDVLQSLAQPIIDQTVSQLPLSAQAAARNALNEIVATAGGAAAGAVAGGGSSGALAGAGSAVNNELYNRQLHVEEVKVVEQLAKEKAQAVCRGDSSCVAKATTYWTDMLERAAKGMVDDTANKENMAYLQTLIQTANNPTSEGAMGGLSSYLTNLQTAQDMLSQYMGKPILVRGSPIISDGSAQTYFSATPEQRSNQSLNAILGSLPGSIVPGASQRDQSRVDSFATQNGSVKPDYTIEETVIGGILTNKIASTAARVGESIDVWLAGPVNPTGKGFISTGKVTMESMPVKLNTAEQGVLSQLDQLPSKDLQGQAREYVANNYFVRNGFTPLDGKCGANCFDGVYVKGNTVYVNEVKPLNESGSISLNPPNSATGLPGQQTDNWVAYSVQRLKDTGDPQLIKTAEVVEQAFRNGNLVKTVSGVNSNGMVVVKVPRNTP, encoded by the coding sequence ATGAATAAAAATCATTATCGGCTGGTATTCAGCCGTGTGCGCGGTATGCTGGTCGCAGTGGAAGAAACAGCCAGTGCAGCGGGGAAAGCAAACACGGGTGAAACGCGGTATACCGTCAATCGCGGCGGTGTGCATGTGGTGACGCAGTTCGCACTGCGCCGTGCCGCATTTGGTGCGTTGATTGCCGCCGGCGCGATGCCGATGTGGGTGCATGCGCAGATCGTCGGAGCGGGGCCGAACGCGCCATCAGTCATCCAGACACCTAACGGCCTGCCGCAAGTGAACATCAACAAGCCGGGCGGCGCGGGTGTTTCGCTGAACACCTACAACCAGTTCGATGTGCAGAAGAACGGCGCGATCCTCAACAACTCGCCGACGATCGTCAATACGCAGCAAGCGGGCTATATCAACGGCAACCCGAATCTGAGTGCGGGACAGGCGGCGCGTATCATCGTCAACCAGGTCAACAGCACGGCAGCCAGTCAGATCAAAGGGTATGTCGAGATTGCGGGAAGCCGTGCTGAGATTGTGCTGGCCAACCCTGCCGGTATCGTCGTGGACGGTGGCGGGTTCATCAATACCTCGCGCGCAGTCCTGACAACTGGCGTGCCGCAGTTTGGCGCGGACGGATCGTTGACGGGCTTCAATGTTAGTCGTGGCCTCGTGACCGTGCAAGGTGCAGGCCTCGATACTTCGAATGTTGATCAGACTGACATTATCGCCCGTGCTGTACAGGCTAATGCCGCGATCTATGCCAAGGACCTGAATGTAATCGCCGGTACGAATCAGGTCAATCACGACACGCTTACTGCGACGCCGATCGCCGGTGACGGTCCTGCCCCCGCTGTCGCGATTGACGTGGCTCAGTTAGGCGGCATGTATGCCAATAGGGTGTTTTTGGTTGGCAACTCCGCAGGCGTTGGTGTCGCGAACGCAGGGACGATCGCTGCGCAGGCAGGCGATCTAACGTTGCAATCGGACGGCCGGCTCGTGCTCACGGGCAAGACGACTGCGAGCGGCAACCTCGCGCTGTCGGCCTCGGGCGGCATCCAGAATAGCGGCACCACGTATGCGCAGCAATCGCTGTCGGCGAGCACCGCCGCCGATCTCACGAACAGCGGGACGTTCGCGGCACAGCAGAATACAACGGTCAACGCTGGCAGCGTCAACTCGACCGGCACGCTCGGCGCCGGCGTGAACAACGACGGTTCCGTCACGCACAGCGGCGACCTGAACTTGACGGTGTCGGGCCAACTGACCGCCGCCGGCCAGAATGTCGCGGGCGGCAACGCATCGCTGGCGGGCGGCAGCGTGAATCTCGCCGGCAGCCAGACGGCAGCGAACGGTAATCTGTCGCTGAACGCGACAGCCGGCGACGTGAACCTGTCGAACGCGACGACGAGCGCGCAAGGCACCATTCAGGCGAACGCATCGGGCACCGTGATCAACGATCACGGCAGCCTGTCGAGCGGCGGCGGCACAACGCTGACCGGTGGCAATCTGTCGAACCAGAGTGGCAAGGTTTCATCGCAGGGGCCGTTGTCAGTCAACGTGGCTGGCCAGATCGCCAACCAGTCCGGCGAACTGGTATCCGAAAGCACGGCTGACCTGAGTGGCGGCGCCATCGCGAACAACCAGGGCACCCTTCAAAGCGCGGCCGGCATGACGGTGGCTGGTGCGTCACTGGATAACACGGCGGGCCGAATTACGTCGCTCAACGGAGATGGCCTGTCGGTGACGACGAGTGGCCAGTTGACCAACGTCGCAGGGACGACCGCGAACGGTGCGCAAGGCGGTGTGATCGGCGGCAACGGTGATGTTTCGATCCAAGGCGCAAACGTTGTCAATCGCGGCGCGATTACATCCAATACGAATCTGCGGGTATCGGGGCAGGCAGTCGACAACGGTGGTGGCACGCTGCAGGCCGCGCAAAAGGTGGCTGTCGACGCGGGCGCGCGCCTGATCAACAACGGCGGCTCGATCGTCGGTCGGACCGCCGCACTGACTGGTACGACGCTCGACAACAGCGCCGGCACCGTGCAGGCGGACCAGATGTCGTTGAACGCGACCGACCTCGTGAATCACGGCGGCACGATCACGCAGACCGGCGCCGGCGCGATCAGCGTGAACGTGTCGGACATGCTCGACAATTCCAGCGGCGGCACGCTGCAAACCAACAGTACCGATCTGACGCTCGCCCCTGTCGCACTCGTCAACGATGGCGGCACGATCACGCATGCGGGCAACGGCACGCTGACGCTCGGAAGCGGTTCAGGCTCTGTGTCGAACGTCGGTGGAGCGATTGCCAGCAACGGGCGCGTCGTCGCGCAAACTGGCGCGCTGAACAACACATCGGGCTCGATCAACGCGCAGAACGGACTGACGGCAACCGTCGCCGGCACGCTGAACAATGCGGACGGCAAGCTGTTGTCGAACACGGATCTGAGCGTCACCAGCGGTACGCTGGCGAACGACGGCGGCCAGATCGGCGCGAGCACGAACGCGACGATCCACACCGGTTCGATGACGAACCAGGGCGGTTCGATCGTCGCGCCGAACCTGTCGGTCACCGCCGATTCGACGCTGGACAACAGCGGCGGCAAGCTCGAGGCGAATCAGCTTGCGCTGACGGCCGCGAACCTCGTGAACCACGGCGGTACGATCACGCAGTATGGATCGTCAGCGATGGGGATGAACGTCAGCGGCACGTTGGATAACTCAGCCGTCGGCGTAATCCAGACCAACGCCACGGACCTGACGCTCGACCCAACCGAGCTGAACAACGCGGGCGGCACCATTACGCACGCTGGCACGGGTACGCTGACGATCGCGCCGGGCCACGGAACGAGTGCGCTGAACAACGCGTCGGGCACCATCGTGACGAAGGGACAAGCCATCGTCAACGCGGCCGCCTGGACCAACGCAAGCGGTATCCTTGCGGCGCAGCGTGGCATCAACGCGACCATTGCGGGCGACGTGAACAACGCACAGGGCCTGCTGCGATCGGACGCGTCGCTGTCGTTGAAGAACGGCGGCGCTCTATCAAACCGAGGCGGCCACATCCAGGCGGGGCAATCGGTTGCGGGTGACACCAGCACACTTGCCATTCAATCGGCCTCGATCGACAACGCGGACGGCGCCATTATCGACCTCGGTGCCGGCAAGATGACGGTGCAAGGCGGCAGCCAGATCGCCAACAGCCACGCCGGCGGCGTAGCGGGCATGGGCGCGATTACCGGCAACGGCGAGGTGACGGTCAGCGCCGCGTCGATCAGCAACACGCAGAGTGGTCAGCTCAGCGGCGCATCGCTGCATGTTCAAGGCAACACCTTGGACAACAGCGGCGGCCGCATTGGCAACATCGTCGGCAATGTCACGAATTCGAACGGGGACGTGGACGTTACGACGACCGGTGCGATCACCAACACGAACGGTCAGATCAGCTCGACGCACGACCTGTCGGTCACGGCGGCCACGCTGCAGGGTGGCGGCACCTACAGCGCAACGCACGACGCGAACGTGAACCTGCAGGGCGATTACACGACGGCATCCGACACGCAGTTCAATGTCGGTCACGATCTCGCTTTCACGTTGCCCGGCACCTTCACGAACAATGCGAACCTGCAATCGGTCAACAACCTGAGCGTTAACGCTGGCACCATCTTCAACGTCGGTGCGTTGACTGCTGGCGGCTTGCTGCACACGCAATCGACCAACCTGATTAATACCGGCGCGCTCGTGGGCGCCAGTGCCTCGCTCAACGCGACGAATACGATCTCGAACCTCGGGCCGACTGCGCTGATCGGTGCATCGGACAGCAACGGTACGCTGGAAATCCTCGCGCACGACATCGAAAACCGCGATGACGCGACCGCGACCGATTCGATGGCGACGACGGCGATCTTCGGCATGGGCAAGGTCGTGCTGGCAGGAAGCAAGGACGCAAGCGGCAATTACATGAACGCCGCGCTGGTCAACAACGTGTCCGCGCTGATTCAGTCCGAAGGCGACATGGAACTGCATGCGGACAAGATCACGAGCACGCGCCGCGTGATGAAGACCTCGACGAGTTCGATCGATCCATCGCTGCTCGGCCAGTTCGGTATTCCGATCAGCGGCCGTACTGGCCAGGTTGGCGTGAAGGATCCGGACAGCATCGGCGGTGTCTACACCGATCCGCCTCATGGCGGTCAGTGGAACAGCACATATCAGTTCACGACCTACTACGCGGACAGTGCGACGGCGACGACCGTGACAGACATCAGCCCGGCCGCGCAGATCGTGTCCGGTGGCAAGATCGATGCGTCGTCGGTCGGTACCCTGCAAAACTACTGGAGCAACATCGCGGCGGTCGGCGACGTCAAGATGCCGGGTCACTACGACGCTGACGGTTGGGCGGCATCCGGCCAGAAACTGCCGGGCGTGACGGTTTCCTACTCGGGGCAGTATCACTACAACAACTACGACAATTCCGAACACGACTGGCAGTTGCCGTTCGGCAATGCGCCGTTCGTCGGCAGCCGTCCGGGCGGCTACACGCAGGCGGCACCGGCATCCATCAAGGAATACACGCTGCCAGGCTATTTTTCTACCCTGAGCTCGAATGGCACGATTTCGGGCACGGGCGTCAGCGTCAGCAATACGGCGGCCAACGCATCGATTCCGTCGCTCGGCTTGCTGCCGGGGCAGTCGGTGCCGGGTCTCACGCCCACCAACCTGAGCGGTAACGCGAGCGGCGCGAAATCGGGCGCATCGTCCGTGCACGGCGGTCCGCCGGCGCCGGTCAATCCGATCATCGCCAGTGCGACGGCGCTGAACGTGCTGAACAACCTCACGATTCCGCAAGGTGGCCTGTACCGGCCGACGACCGCGCCGAATGCGAACTACGTGATCGAGACGAATCCGGCGTTCACGAACCAGAAGAATTTCATTTCGAGCGACTACTTCTTCGGCCAGCTCGGCGTTGATCTCACGCATATTCCGAAGCGGCTTGGTGACGGCTTCTATGAGCAGCAGCTCGTGCGCAATCAGGTGACGGCGCTGACTGGCAAGGCGGTGTTGGGGCCGTACGCGGATCTGCAAACGATGTACCAGTCGTTGATGACGGCAGGCGCGGATCTGTCGAAGTCGCTCGATTTGCCGATGGGTGCGAGCCTGTCGGCCGACCAGGTGTCGAAGCTGACCGGCAACGTGATCATGATGGAAACCCGCGTGGTCGACGGCCAGTCGGTGCTCGTTCCGGTCGTGTATCTCGCGCAGGCGAACCAGCAGAATGTCAACGGCCCGCTGATCAGCGCGACGAATATCGATTTCCAGAACGCACAGTCGTTCACGAACAGCGGAACGATCAAGGCGGACAACACGCTGGCGATCCAGGGCAAGCAGATCGACAACGCGTTCGGCGCGCTGCAAAGCGGCGGGCTGATGTCGCTGAAGACCGAGAACAACATCGATCTGACGTCGGCGAGCGTCAAGGCCGGCAGTCTGCAGCTGGACGCCGGCAAGGACCTGATTCTCGATACGGCGACGAAGACGAACACACGCGTGAGCCGCGATGGCGCGACGAGCGTGGTGACGACGCTCGGGCCAACCGCCAAACTGGACGTCGCGGGCAATGCGTCGATCGTCACCGGCGGCAACTTCCAGCAGAACGCGGGCAACCTGTCGGTCGGCGGCAATCTCGGGATGAACGTCGGCGGCAACTGGGATCTCGGTGCGGTGCAGACGGGCGAGCACAAGATCGTGCAGCGGGCGAACGGCGTGTCGAATACCGACATCAACAAGGTCACCGGCAGCTCGGTGACGGTCGGTGGACAGTCGAGCATCGGCGTCGGCGGAGACCTGACGGCCAAGGGCGCGCAGATCGACCTTGGCCAGGGCGGGACAATCGCGGCCAAGGGCAACGTGACGCTCGGCGCGGCGAGCGCGACATCGACGGTGAACAGCAACAGTTCGGGCAGCGACAGTCACGGCAGCTATGCGGAGACGCTGCACACGTCCGATCAGGCGCTCACAGGCACGACGCTCAAGGGTGGCGATACCGTCACATTGGCGTCGGGCAAGGATCTCACGATCAGCGGCAGCACGGTCAGCCTGGATAAAGGCAATGCGAACCTGATGGCGAGCGGCGATGTGAATATCGGCGCGGCAACCGAAACGCATGTGCTGAACTCGCACGAAACGCACAGCCACAGCAATGTCGTGAGCGGCGTGCAGGTTGCAAGCGGCATCGACCAGACGGCGACCTATAGCCAGGGCAGCACGGTGTCGGCCGACGGCGTCAACATCGTCAGCAACCGCGACATCAACGTGGCGGGTAGCAACGTCGTTGGCACGAACGACGTGACGTTGCAGGCGACGCGCAACGTCAACATCACGACCTCGCAAGACACGACTCAATCGTCCAGCTATTTCGACAAGAAGGAATCGGGTCTGCTCACGAATGGTGGTTTGTCAGTGACGGTGGGTTCGCGCTCGGCCGCCCAGCAAGACCAAAGCAGCTCGGTGACGAATAAGGGGAGTGTGATCGGGTCATCGCAGGGCAATGTCACGATCCAGGCCGGCAAGGATGCCACGATTACCGGTAGCACGATTGTGGCGGGCCAGGATGTCGGAATCGCCGCTCAAAACGTGACGGTAAATGCCGCGTACGACACCTACAAGGACGCGCAGTCGCAGCAGTTTAGCCAGTCGGGTTTGAGTGTCGGATTGGGCGGCGGCCTGGTCGGACTCGGACAGTCGATGGCAGGCGCCGTCCGCCAAGGCCAGCAGTCGGGCGATTCGCGCCTCGCGGCGGTGCAAGCCGTGGCGGCTGCCGAACAGGCTTACCAGAACCGCGGCGGGATCAAGGACGCGGCCAATGCCCTGTCGAACGGGAACGTGAGCGAAGCTGCCAAGGGCGTTCAGGTACAGCTCAGCATCGGGTCGAGCCATAGCAGCAGCAATGCGACGACATCGATCTCGAGCGCGAAAGGTTCGTCGATCATAGGCAACGGCAACGTCTCCATCACCGCGACGGGCACACCGGACGCAAACGGAAACGCCCAGGCGGGTACCGGAAACATTGCGATGACCGGAGCGTCGGTGCTCGGCAAGAACGTCGCGCTCGACGCCAACAACGCGATTACGCTGCAAAGCGCCCAGAGTACGGAGCAGAATACGAGTTCGAACAGTTCGTCCGGCTGGAATGCTGGCGTCGCGATCGGGGTGGGAAAGAACACGGGCATCAGCGTTTTTGCTAACGGCTCGAACGCACATGGTCAAGGCAACGGGGACAGCGTCACGCAAACCAACACGACGGTGGCGGCCGGCAACACGCTGACGATGAAGTCGGGTGGTGACACGACGTTGTCGGGCGCCAAGGTTTCAGGCGACAAGGTCAAGGTCGATGTCGGCGGCGACCTGACGATGACGAGCCTTCAGGATACGTCGAACTACAGCAGCAACCAGCACAACACGGGCGTCAGCGGCAGCTTTACGTTCGGCTATGGTGGCGGCGTCGACGCATCGATCGGCCACACCAGCATCGACGCGAATTATGCGTCGGTGAACCAGCAAACCGGCATCGTGGCTGGCAAGGAAGGGTTTGATGTCAACGTGGCGGGCCATACGCAGCTCAACGGCGCACAGATCGCGAGCGCGGCGCCGGCAGACAGCAATACGCTGACGACCGGCAGCCTCGGATTTACCGACATCCAGAACAAGATGTCGTATTCGGGATCGTCGGAAGGTTTTTCGACGTCGGGCGGCCCGAGCTTTGCACAGACGGGTGATAGCGCGAGCGGTGTCACGCGCGCCGCGGTGAGCCCGGCGAAGATCGTCGTGAAGTCGGATGAACAGAACGGCACGGACAGCACGGCCGGGCTGTCGCGCGACACCGCGAACGCGAACCAGACGGTGGAGAACACATTCAACCTGCAGAAGGTCCAGAACAATATGGCCTTTGCGCAGGCGTTCGGCAAGGTGGCGACGTTCGCGGTGGCGGAAGCGGCGACTCAGCTGGAAAACAGCAGCCCGCAGATGAAGGCATTGTTCGGCGAAGGCGGTGCAGGTCGCGACGCGCTGCACGCCGCAGTGGCGGCGATCGGGGCAGCGCTGTCGGGTGGCAACATCGGCGGAGCGGTCGCGGGTTCACTGGCCGGTGATGTGCTGCAGTCCCTGGCGCAGCCGATCATCGATCAGACGGTGAGCCAGTTGCCGCTGAGCGCGCAAGCCGCCGCGCGGAATGCGTTGAACGAGATCGTGGCGACGGCCGGCGGTGCGGCGGCTGGCGCTGTCGCGGGTGGAGGTTCATCCGGTGCGCTGGCCGGTGCGGGCTCGGCTGTCAACAACGAGCTTTACAATCGACAGCTTCACGTAGAAGAGGTGAAGGTTGTCGAGCAGCTCGCAAAGGAAAAGGCGCAGGCGGTATGCCGCGGCGATTCAAGCTGCGTGGCGAAGGCAACGACCTACTGGACCGACATGCTCGAGCGCGCGGCGAAGGGAATGGTCGACGACACGGCGAACAAGGAGAACATGGCCTATCTCCAGACGCTGATCCAGACGGCGAACAATCCGACCAGCGAAGGCGCGATGGGGGGCCTCAGCTCCTACCTGACGAACCTTCAGACGGCGCAAGACATGTTGTCGCAGTATATGGGCAAGCCGATTCTGGTACGCGGTTCGCCTATCATCTCCGACGGTTCGGCGCAGACGTATTTCAGTGCGACACCCGAGCAACGTTCCAATCAAAGCCTGAATGCCATATTGGGCTCGCTGCCTGGCTCGATCGTGCCGGGTGCAAGCCAGCGCGATCAGAGTCGAGTGGATTCCTTCGCCACGCAAAACGGCTCCGTGAAACCCGATTACACGATCGAGGAAACGGTCATCGGCGGTATCCTTACAAACAAGATCGCGTCGACGGCTGCACGCGTGGGCGAGTCGATTGATGTTTGGTTGGCGGGACCGGTGAATCCGACAGGCAAAGGATTCATCAGCACCGGCAAGGTGACGATGGAGAGCATGCCGGTGAAATTGAATACCGCGGAACAAGGCGTGCTGTCACAACTCGACCAGCTGCCGTCGAAGGATTTGCAGGGCCAGGCCCGTGAATATGTGGCGAATAACTACTTCGTGCGGAATGGTTTTACCCCGCTTGACGGGAAGTGCGGCGCCAACTGCTTTGACGGAGTCTACGTTAAAGGAAATACTGTCTACGTTAACGAGGTCAAGCCTCTTAATGAATCTGGATCGATCAGTTTGAATCCTCCAAACAGCGCCACGGGACTTCCGGGGCAGCAGACGGATAACTGGGTCGCATATTCGGTTCAAAGACTGAAAGACACGGGTGACCCCCAACTTATTAAGACGGCCGAAGTTGTCGAGCAAGCGTTTAGAAATGGAAATCTCGTCAAAACGGTTTCTGGGGTCAACTCTAATGGGATGGTGGTTGTCAAGGTGCCAAGGAATACGCCATGA